The Sporosarcina ureae genomic sequence ACAAACGTGACGATGCATTATCAAAAGCCCGTTTCGAATTCCGTTGGAGAGATCAATTTAATTTAAGTCTGGATCCTGAACGCGCGATGGAATACCATGATGAAACATTGCCGGCTGAAGGGGCAAAAGTCGCCCACTTCTGTTCGATGTGTGGGCCAAAGTTTTGCAGTATGCGAATTTCACACGACATTAGAAAATATGCGGATGACAACAGTTTAGAAGAAAAACTAGCATTAGAAAATGGTTTGAAAGAAAAAGCTGAAGAATTAAAAAAATCGGGTGCTGAAATCTATCTATAATAAGGAGTGAATGGAGTTATGACAACTGAACAGTTAATACATCAGATCTCTGTAAAACGCCGTAACCTTCATCAGTTAGAAGAACAGTTGGCTCACCTGCAAGCACAGTGTATACATGAATATACAGAAAACGTAACATATAGGAAGTGTATGAAATGCTTGAAGATCGAGAGTGTCCATTATTAATACATGTTCTGCTATTCAAAAACAGGATTTGTGCTCTGTTGGCTTCCTGAAAAACTCATCGGTATTGTGACTCAATATCGTTTTCCATTCACGCGTCCGATTACACAAATACTTTTAGCCGTTGTCCTTTAAAAGTTGAATTTCATGTTGATACAATAAAAAATGACCCACCTCGCCCCTTTACAATGCGGACCTTGGTGAGTCATTTTTATCATAATAACAGGATCTGAAATCGCAGACTTTTTCAATGTACCTCTTTACTAATTAAGTTACATTCAAAAGCCTTCCATTGCTGGAGGGCTTTTGAGTATTAATCTCAGTATTTAATCTATAAATTATTTTAAACACCCAGCTGCCGCACTCCCTGCTAGCCATACCCCGCCAACAACAGTACCTAAAGCCCATCCTGCTGGACCACTAACACCTGCAACTGTCATAAGCCCAGTAAAGGCTCCAGTATGTGCAAAACCAGCAAGGGTTGCAGCGCCACAGCCACTTATTTTAGCCATCGACACAACATTCGAGTTTGCTTCTTCGAATATTTCTTTTTTGTACTTCTCACCTGCTGGACTTGATAAAACTTCATTAAGTTTTTCTAAGGTTTGTACTAACTCATTAAAATATTCTTTACCGATTCGAGATTCTAATTCTACCTCTCTTTCGATGATCACTGTGCCATCTTTTTCATTCAATACAAGATATTCCGAAGTAATCTTAGCTACCTCATCCACATGTAAATTAGCAGCCTAAGTATTTTGTGGTGTCCATACAATACTAACCATCATCACTAAACAAGTAATAATCGTAAATATACTGAACTTATTTTTCTCAAATAACATTCAAGTCAATCCCCCTACTTCTAAGAGATAACCATAATTATACTTATTTGTTTAAATGCGGCGAAAGTGTAAAATTAATGACTAATTTCATTTTTCCTTACGTGATAATAAAGAGATAAAAAAGTTTATTACAAATCCCACTACTAACAATAGCATTAATAATGGCCAGGTAATTTCGTCTTGCACACTACTTATTAGGATAAAAACAAGAGCAACACTAATTAATGTAATTAGCAAGTGACTCATTTTCATTGAGATCACCTCCGCCATTGATATATATAAATAAAACTTGTTTGGATATTACACTAACATATGAATTCAAATTACAATAAAATAAATAATTACATATATTCATTTAACTGAATGTAACTTAATACTAAAAAAGATACGTTTAATCAAATTCTTCATATTCATTCGGGTGCTGTCCTTCTACTCTTCCCGCTTCACCTTTATCTAAAGAGTCAATTTGTCTTATATCTTCTTCGGACAATTCAAAATCGAATACATCAAGATTGGCTTTTTGATGGGCATAGTTAGATGATTTTACGACCGTTAAGATATCGTTCTGTAGGTTCCAACGAATAATAATTTGCGCTGGTTCCTTATTGTATTTTCTAGCAATCGAGACAATCGTTTCATTTTCTAACACGTCGTTTAATTTGCGCCCTAAAGGACTCCATGCTTCCGTTACAATGCCGCGGCTTTTGTTGTATTGCACTAGTTCGTTATTAGTAAAATACGGATGGCGTTCAATCTGATTGGTAGCCGGCGTTACACCTGTTTTTTCAATGATACGCTCCAGATGTTCCGGTAAGAAATTAGATACACCTATCGTCTTAATCAGTCCGAATTTCTGTGCATCGACTAACGCTTGCCATGCTTCTACGTATTTATCTTGTTTTGGAAGCGGCCAATGAATCAAGTATTTATCAAAATAATCGATTCCAATACGATACAATGACTCTTGAATCATCAGAATCGCTCTTTCGTACTCATGTGAAGCGCCGGGGAGTTTGGAACTGATGAGCAGTTCTTCTCTAGGCACAGAAGATCGACGCACCGCTTCTCCTACCATTCCCTCATTATTATAATTTGTTGACGTGTCAATCAGTCTGTATCCCGCTTCGATCGCTGTCAACGTACTGACCACACCTTGCGCTCCTTTTACTTTTACCGTTCCGAAACCAATGGACGGAAGGCTCGTTCCATCATTTAAACGCATTGATTGTACATTCTTTTCATCCATTTTTATCTAACTCCTTTTTATTACATACACGCATTTATTGAGAAACATACGAATTGATCGGACGTAACTACTACTCGTCTCATCCATGTAATTCCCCTTGCTGAAAGTGCACTAAACATTCTTTGCTGTTAAGAATCAAAAAACACTCGTGTTGGCAATCCACATGAATAGTTGAACATCCATGTGTGTTGCCGCCACAAGTGCTATGGTTATTTTTCCTTAAACGATCGATAATGCATATAGCAGAATAAAACAAAGCCAGAGAACGCGATAATGAACTGTACTTCAAATCTATCTACATCTGCAACTTGCTTTAACACTTGGAATGGATTGAAAACTATATCCCAACTATTAAAGCGCAAAAACCTTCCTATATAGACGCCTATCCCAGTCAGCAACCCTACACTTAAAATGCTCACGTAGCCTATCTTC encodes the following:
- a CDS encoding aldo/keto reductase, which encodes MDEKNVQSMRLNDGTSLPSIGFGTVKVKGAQGVVSTLTAIEAGYRLIDTSTNYNNEGMVGEAVRRSSVPREELLISSKLPGASHEYERAILMIQESLYRIGIDYFDKYLIHWPLPKQDKYVEAWQALVDAQKFGLIKTIGVSNFLPEHLERIIEKTGVTPATNQIERHPYFTNNELVQYNKSRGIVTEAWSPLGRKLNDVLENETIVSIARKYNKEPAQIIIRWNLQNDILTVVKSSNYAHQKANLDVFDFELSEEDIRQIDSLDKGEAGRVEGQHPNEYEEFD